The nucleotide sequence GCTTTAATGCGTTCGTCTTGTAAAGTATAATTTGAATTAGGTAATCTAGCTACGTCGCACTGAACTAATAGGGATAAGTTCAAAAATTGGTCGTTGTTACAATCTTTTTGCAGTTGGGGGAAATTCAGCTTTGCACCTGCTAATGCCAAACTTGTATAACCGCCTAAAGACTGACCGATCGCACCGACTTGCTGGAGATTTAATCTCCCTTTTAATGTGGGGTCTGATTGTGCGCGACGTTCCAGTTCGTCGAGAACAAATGTTATCTCTAAAGATCTATTGACTAATTCGATTGGTTGAGGAGAACCAGTTAATCCGCTGAAAAATTGTTCAAACAGTTTGGTGTTATCGCCTGGGTGATCGATCGCAGCGACTGCAAAGCCGTGGGATGCGAGATGTTGAGCTAAATAAGCAAAACTACTGCGGTTGCCAGCCGCACCGTGAGAGATTACAATTACAGGAGCAGGTTGCTGAACGCTGACTCGATCGTTTGCTTGAGGGAGATAAAGATCGAAAGTTAAAGTGCGATCGCGTACAGTATCATTCAGAGTTATGGTTTGTTGTTCCCATTGAAAAGATCCTGCTTTCCGTAAATCTGGCTGTTGGGAAAAGTCAACTTTCGCCGCAGTTTCCGCCTCCGTTGCAGCTTGTTGTTCGATTACCTTGACGATCGCATCTCTATATTTAGTAAATTCTGAGAATTGTGCGGTAATTTGCAAACCTAAATTTAAATTAACCCGGATGGTGCGATCGGGAAACTTGCGAACCAGATTTAGCAAACTCAAACCTTGCGGGTCGCCAGCAGCTGAAATTAAAGCCGCACGCAAAGCAGTCGCGCCATTTTCGCCAGTTTCCGTCAGCAGCACTTTCCCCATACGCTCCAGCACGGTTTTACCTAGCTGTGCGCTGGTAAACTGGGATATGAGAGTGGGATTGGCTTCAAAGCGTTGTTGCAGAATTTCTCGCAGTTGCGCTTGACTTTCTGGCTTGATGCTGCCAGCATAGGGTGCAAGTTCGTCGGTAATTTTACCTTCCTTAACAAAGCTTTCCAAAGCGTCAACGGAAAGGGTAAATTCCAAAGGGCCGTAAAAAACCGCAACGCGATCGGCACTATAAGCTGGAATTGCCGTTAAAATTGTCGGAAATAACCAAAACCCCAAGGAACCGATCGCTAAACCTATCCACGATCGCTGTTTAGATCTGCTCATATCGTACACCTACTGTGAAACCGTTCTAAGAAACTTACTCAAACCTACTCAAAGTAGATTTAATGTTCCCTTCCTGCTTCACAGAATCCTCAACGGCAATGCCATTAAGTTGATGTAACTCTCCACAGGCTATCCCCGTCAAACTAACGGTTCTTGGATAATCAATATCCTTAAATCCTAGTAGCAAATTCCCTTAGTTCCTCAACTATCTTTTTATTTTTGTGACTGCGACTTCCATACAAACGGGCTGAGAAAACAGTGATTATTTCTAGCACATCTTTTGCTAGATCTTCTTCATGGCTAGCATCTTCTGTGCGATTGATAATTACTACTTCTGTCCCAAAATGTTCGCATAGAGAAAAGATTAGCTCTGAACCAAATCGCAGCAATCTATCTTTATGAGTTAACACTAATCGTTCGACTTGATTATCCGTAATCATCCGAATCAATCTTTGTAAGCCACGTTTGCTGTAATTTAGTCCAGAGCCTAAATCTTCTATAATTTGATAAGTCCAACCATGTTGGGCACAGTAAAGCTCTAATACTTGCTTTTGGGTTTCCAAGTCACTCTTTTGGTCGTGACTTGAAACTCTAGCGTAACCAACAGTTATGGAATTGTCTGGTTTAATCCCTAGCAATTGTGCTAAGTCATAACGCCGATGACCATTGGCTGTGCGTTCTGGAATTAACTTCCCTTCCGCCTCCCACCTTCTAAGTGTTGAGGTGGCGACACCTTTGAGTTTTGCTGCTTCTGATATGGTTAACTTACTCATACGGCCATGATAGCACCAGTATTGAGTAAGTATAGACAAGATTAGTTAAGTTTTGTGAAACAGAGACAAGCCCACGATTTTGCATATAAACCGGGTTTATTTGCCTAAGTTCTATGTATTTTACCTGCACCCCGTCGTTTCAATCAATAATAGACATCTCCAAAAATTCTTGTGGGATAGGCATCCTGCCTGTCTCTGAGATTCTTTTGGAGGAGATTTCTAATAGACATCTCCAAAAATTCTTGTGGGATAGGCATCCTGCCTGTCTCTGAGATTCTTTTGGAGGAGATGTCTAATCTACAACGTTTCCGCACGCAAAAAAACCAGCGCGATCGCGCTGGTATCGAAATAATATTCGGATTAGGCTCGATCGACGCTCAATCAATTATTCCTAACTCTGCATTAATTAAAGATATTAATGTTTCGTCTGCGTCCAATCT is from Aerosakkonema funiforme FACHB-1375 and encodes:
- a CDS encoding alpha/beta hydrolase; this encodes MSRSKQRSWIGLAIGSLGFWLFPTILTAIPAYSADRVAVFYGPLEFTLSVDALESFVKEGKITDELAPYAGSIKPESQAQLREILQQRFEANPTLISQFTSAQLGKTVLERMGKVLLTETGENGATALRAALISAAGDPQGLSLLNLVRKFPDRTIRVNLNLGLQITAQFSEFTKYRDAIVKVIEQQAATEAETAAKVDFSQQPDLRKAGSFQWEQQTITLNDTVRDRTLTFDLYLPQANDRVSVQQPAPVIVISHGAAGNRSSFAYLAQHLASHGFAVAAIDHPGDNTKLFEQFFSGLTGSPQPIELVNRSLEITFVLDELERRAQSDPTLKGRLNLQQVGAIGQSLGGYTSLALAGAKLNFPQLQKDCNNDQFLNLSLLVQCDVARLPNSNYTLQDERIKAVFAINPLTSSVFGQSGLSQIKVPVMLVAGTDDIFTPAVTEQIQPFTWLTTPEKYLVLLENATHFTTIAKSRDERSVLPIPPELVGPDPALARPYINALSTAFFKNYLTNASEYRAYLSPAYTRSITQEPFKLILVQSLTATQINRAIESVTPKQASQP
- a CDS encoding IS607 family transposase — its product is MSKLTISEAAKLKGVATSTLRRWEAEGKLIPERTANGHRRYDLAQLLGIKPDNSITVGYARVSSHDQKSDLETQKQVLELYCAQHGWTYQIIEDLGSGLNYSKRGLQRLIRMITDNQVERLVLTHKDRLLRFGSELIFSLCEHFGTEVVIINRTEDASHEEDLAKDVLEIITVFSARLYGSRSHKNKKIVEELREFATRI